A region of the Lysobacter sp. K5869 genome:
CTCACGAACGCCACCGGCTTGGCCCGCCACGGTTCGTAGCACGCGTCGATCAGCGCCTTCAGCGGCGCCGGATAGCCGTGGTTGTACTCGGGCGTGACGATCAGGAACGCATCGGCCGCGTGCAGGCGCTGGCGCAGTTGCTGCAACTGCGCCTCGTCGGCGCGGCTGGGGGTGCCGGACAGCGGCCACTGCGCCGGATCGATCAGATCGGTATCGAAACCGCCGTAACGGGCGACGCGGCGCTGCGCCCACGCGCCGACCACGTCGCAGAAACGGCCTTCGCGCGCGCTGCCGTAGACCAGCGCGAGGCGGAGATTGGAAGCCATGAGCGCAATCCTGCTGGAAATTCCCGGCAGGCTAAGACCTAAGCTTTACTTGAGGTCAAGCGAGGGCTTGCCCGAAGCCTCTGTAGGAGCGACGCGAGTCGCGACCGCGACATCGCGCCTGCGACGCAAGCGAGGTTTCGCGGTCGCGACTCGCGTCGCTCCTACAGGCAGCGGCCGCGGCTATCGCGCGATCACGCCGCCGCGTCCGCCGCCGGCTTACGCCGCAACTTGTAGATCACCCCGCC
Encoded here:
- a CDS encoding NAD(P)H-dependent oxidoreductase codes for the protein MASNLRLALVYGSAREGRFCDVVGAWAQRRVARYGGFDTDLIDPAQWPLSGTPSRADEAQLQQLRQRLHAADAFLIVTPEYNHGYPAPLKALIDACYEPWRAKPVAFVSYGASSGGLRAIEQLRQVFGELHAATLRDCVCLAHAWRQFGPDGELREPQAVHQAMDVALARLRWWALALRDAREAMPYEAAA